TTGGCCTCGATGTCGAGCCCGGTCAGCACGAACACGACCTCGTTGCGCCAGCCGCCGAGGCGGTTGAGGCCGGTCTTGAGGTCCGGGGGCGGCGCCTCGCCGCGCACGCCCGTGATCCGGACCCGGTCCGGGCCGTCCTGGGTGAGCCGTACGGAGTCGAGGCGGGCGGTGACGTCGGGTCCCGCGTAGCGCGCCCCGCCCGTCTCGTACAGCAGCTGGGCGGTGACCGTCCCGGTGTCCACGAAGCCGCCGGTGCCGGGGTGCTTGGTGATGACACTGCTGCCGTCGGCGCGGAGTTCGGCGAGAGGGAACCCGGGGCGGCGCAGGTCCCGGCCCGCGTAGCGCCCGTCGGCGAAGAAGCTGTAGTTGCCGCCCGTCGCCTGGGTGCCGCACTCCAGGACATGGCCGGCGACGACGGCTCCGGCGAGGGCGTCGTGGTCCTCGGGCCCCCAGCCGAAGTGCCACTGGGCGGGCCCGGTGACGAGCGCGGCGTCGGTGACCCGGCCGGTGACGACGACGTCGGCGCCGTCCGCGAGGCAGGCGGCGATCCCGCCGCCGCCGAGGTAGGCGTTGGCGGCCAGCGCGCCGGGGAAGCGGTCGGTGAGGTCGTCGCCCTCGACATGGGCGACGCGCACGGGGACCCCGACCCGGGCGGCGAGTTCGCGCACGGCGTCGGCGAGGCCGGACGGGTTGAGCCCGCCGGCGTTGGCGACGATCCGCACCCCGCGCTCGTGCGCCAGGCCCAGGCCCTCCTCCAGTTGGCGCAGAAAGGTCCTGGCGTAGCCCAGGCGCGGGTCCTTCATCCGGTCCCGGCCGAGGATGAGCATGGTCAGTTCGGCCAGGTAGTCCCCGGTGAGGACGTCCAGTTCGCCGCCGGTGAGCATCTCGCGCACGGCGTCGAAGCGGTCGCCGTAGAAGCCGGAGGCGTTCCCGATCCGCAGCGGCGCGGGTTCCGCGGCGGGCATCGGTCAGGCCCCCTTGGGGGCGCGGCCGGTGCCCGCGGGGCCGGCGAAGGCCTGGGCGATGTCCAGCCAGCGGTCGGCGTCGGCGCCCTCCGCGCGGACCGCGAGATCGTCCCGGTGCGCGCGCTGGGTCACCAGCAGGCAGAAGTCCAGCGCGGGGCCGGTCACGCTCCCGCCACCCTCGGTACGGGGCTCACCGGCGGGGCTCTCGGGCCCCCAGGTCCACAGCTCCCCGCCGGGCCCGGTCAGCTCCACCCGGAACTCCTCCTTCGGCGCCTCGAGCCCGCGCACGAGGTAGGCGTAGTCACGGGCCCGTACGCCGATGTGCGCGACGTGCCGCAGCCGGGCGGTCGGCTCCCGTACGACACCGAGCGCGTCGGCGACGTCCTGGCCGTGCGCCCAGGTCTCCATCAGCCGGGCGGTGGCCATCGACCTGGCGCTCATCGGCGGCCCGTACCAGGGGAAGCGGGCGCCGGGGGGCGCGTCTTGCAGGGTCCGGCGGAGCCGTTCGCGGCCGGTGCGCCAGTGGGCGAGCAGTGCGGCGGGCGGCTGCCGGAGACCGGCCTCGGCGGCCCGGTCGACGAAGGTGTCCGGCTCGGCGATCGCCTTCTCGACCTCGCGGGCGAAGGCGCCCGGGCTGGTGGCGGCGAGCAGCGCGACCTCGTCGGTCCAGGCGAGGTGGGCGATCTGATGGGCGACGGTCCAGCCGGCAGCGGGGGTCGCCGTTGCCCACTGCTCGTCGCTCAACCCGGCCACGAGCCGGTCGAGTTCGTCGCTCTCTGCGCGCAGGTCGTCGATGACGGCCGCGGGGTCGGACACGGGGCGCTCCCTCCGGGACACGGCGTGGTGCCCCGGAGCATGGCAGCGGACGATGAAACAAGCAAGCGTGCTTGCTTTACTTTCCCGGGCGGTCCCGGGCGGTCCCGGGCGGTCCCGGGCGGTCCCGGGCGGTCCCGGGCGGTCCCGGGCGGTCCCGGGGCGGTCTCGGCCCGTCCTCACGCCGTACGGCCGCCCGCCCCCGCCTGGGTGCGCACCGCGCCCATGCTCGCCGCGACGACCAGGGCGATCGCCAGCGCGTCGGCCGCCGCCAGCGCCTGGTGCAGCACCAGGAACCCGGCGGTCGCGGCGATGGCCGGTTCCAGGCTCATCAGCACCGCGAAGGTGGGCGCGGGCAGCCGCCGCAGGGCGAGGAGCTCCAGCGTGTACGGCAGCACGGACGACATCAGCGCGACCAGGAGGCCCAGCCCGATGGTGGACGGGACGAGCAGCTTGCCGCCCGCCTCGGCTATACCGAACGGCAGACTGAGGACGGCGCCGACCGCCATCGCCAGGGCCAGCCCGTCGGCCTGCGGAAAGCGCCGGCCGGTGCGGGCGCTGAAGACGATGTACGCCGCCCACATCGCGCCGGCCCCGAGGGCGAACGCGGCGCCGACCGGATCGAGCCGGTCGAAGCCCCCGCCGCTGAGGAGAACGACGCCGCCGAGCGCGAGGCCCGCCCAGACGAGGTTGACCAGCCGCCGGGAGACGATCACGGAGAGCGCCAGCGGGCCGAGCACCTCGAGGGTCACCGCCGCGCCCAGCGGAATACGGTCGACGGCCTGGTAGAAGAGCATGTTCATCCCGGCCATCGCCGCGCCGAAGGCGACGACCGTCCCCCAGCTGTCGCGGGAGTGGCCGCGGAGCCGGGGCCGGCAGACCAGCAGGAGTACGACGGCGGCGAGCACCAGCCGGAGCGTGACGACGCCGAGCGCTCCCGCGCGGGGCATCAGCAGCACGGCCACGGCGGCGCCGAACTGCACGGAGAGCCCGCCGGCGACGACGAGCGCGACCGGTCCGAGCGAGCCGCGTCCGCGCCGCGCGCCGGGCCTCAGTTCACCGGCGGCCTCCGGGAGGGCGACCGTGGCGGCGGCCACCCGCTCCGCGCCCTCGCAGCCGCCGTCGCCTGGGGTCGCATCTGCGTCACGGAGCCTGCTCACCGATCCACCTTCGTCCACTCGAATGAACCCACGATTCAAAATAGTGTACTGGGTGCACCCGGTCCACCGCGTTCCCCTTCACGCTACGGAACCCCGCGCCGCCCGTGAAATGCTTATTGGGCTGCGGTTATGCTCCGCACGCATGAGCATCGAGCTGCGTCACCTCCGCTGCTTCCTCGCCATCGCGGAGGAGCGGAGCCTGACCCGCGCCGCCACCGCGCTGCACCTCACCCAGCCGGCCGTCTCCCGCACGCTCGCCGCGCTGGAACGCCACCTCGGCGTGCGGCTCGTCGACCGTTCCACCCACCACCTGCACCTCACCGCCGAAGGCCGGGCGTTCCGCGAGAAGGCCGCCGCGGCGGTGGCCGCGTTCGACGACGCCCTCGACCCCGCACGGCTGCACCACCGGCCCCTGCGCCTCGGGCACGCCTGGTCCGCCCTCGGCGCGTTCACCACGCCCCTGCTGCGGCGCTGGCAGCAGGAACACCCGGACACCCCGCTGGAACTCCTCCGCATCGACGACCGCACGGCGGGCCTGGCGCGCGGCGAGGTGGACGCGGCCGTACTGCGCGGCACGGTCGACACCCCCGGCCTGGTGACGGCGCTGCTGTTCACCGAACCCCGGGTCGCCGCGGTCACCTCCGACGGGCCGCTCGCCGGCCGCGCGTCGCTGACGCTCGCCGATCTCGCCGCCGTCCCGGTCGTCCTCAACACCGTCTCCGGGCTGACGACGCTCGACCTCTGGCCCGCCGGGTCGAGGCCGGTGACCACGCTGACCGTCGGCAACACCGACGACTGGCTGACGGCGATCGCCGCGGGCCGCGGCGCCGGAGCCTCCGCGGCGTCGACGGCTCAGATGCACCCCCACCCGGGAGTCACCTACCGCCCGCTCACCGACGCGCCCCCGGTCCCGGTGTTCCTCGCCTGGCGCGCCGGCGCACCGCACCCGGAAGTCGGAGCACTGGTGGCGCTGGCGCGCGAACTGGGCGCCGAGGGCTGAGACAAGCGGCACGGCGAGGCGAGCAGGACCGCCGACGGCCCCCGGGCCGGGGAACTCACCGCCCCCGGCCTCCGGACGGACTCCCCCCGGGCGCGCCCCCGTTGCCGAGAACCGGAACCGCCGAGCCGAACGCGCCCCGACGCAGCTCGACATGGCCTTATATGATCCAACATGGCCCGATGCGGCCTGGCATCGACCGACGCGGCCCACCCTTTCCCGACCCGGTCCGATATGGCCTGACTCGGCTCTAGCATGGGCCGATGCGGCACCCCCGTCCTCGCCCCCGCCCCTGCCCCCGGCTGATCGCGACCGATCTGGACGGCACGCTGCTGCGCCGCGACGGCACCGTGTCGGAACGCACCCTGCGCGCCCTGCGGACGGCCGTCGAGGGCGGGGCCGACATCGTCTTCGTCACCGCCCGGCCGCCGCGCTACGTGGACGCCCTGGCCGCGGCGACCGGACTCGCCGGCACGGCGGTGTGCAGCAACGGCGCCCAGGTGTACGACGTGGGGGCGCGTACGGTCGTCCGGTCCCGGGCCCTGGTGCCGGCCACCGCCCGCAGGGTGGCGACCGTCCTCGCCGAAGCCGCGCCGGGGCTGGGGTTCGCCGTGGAGACGGGCCTGAAGGTGCTGTACGAACCGACGTACCTGCTGCGCTTCAGCGGCGGCCTCGCCGCGGAGTCCCCCGTGGCATCGCTGGGCGACCTCTGGCTGCTG
The Streptomyces tirandamycinicus DNA segment above includes these coding regions:
- a CDS encoding HAD hydrolase family protein, whose protein sequence is MRHPRPRPRPCPRLIATDLDGTLLRRDGTVSERTLRALRTAVEGGADIVFVTARPPRYVDALAAATGLAGTAVCSNGAQVYDVGARTVVRSRALVPATARRVATVLAEAAPGLGFAVETGLKVLYEPTYLLRFSGGLAAESPVASLGDLWLLDVPIVKLLAHSHRFDADVLVALAEEAVGGEAQFTHSGGRGLLEISARGVTKAAALSALCAERGITAREVVAFGDMPNDLAILRWAGSGYAMGNAHPSVLAAIPGRTASNEEDGVARVLERLFDEARPR
- a CDS encoding acyclic terpene utilization AtuA family protein codes for the protein MPAAEPAPLRIGNASGFYGDRFDAVREMLTGGELDVLTGDYLAELTMLILGRDRMKDPRLGYARTFLRQLEEGLGLAHERGVRIVANAGGLNPSGLADAVRELAARVGVPVRVAHVEGDDLTDRFPGALAANAYLGGGGIAACLADGADVVVTGRVTDAALVTGPAQWHFGWGPEDHDALAGAVVAGHVLECGTQATGGNYSFFADGRYAGRDLRRPGFPLAELRADGSSVITKHPGTGGFVDTGTVTAQLLYETGGARYAGPDVTARLDSVRLTQDGPDRVRITGVRGEAPPPDLKTGLNRLGGWRNEVVFVLTGLDIEAKARLAREQIEDAFARAGSRPAEVRWELARTDRPDAATEETASALLRLVVRDHDAEAVGRVVSGAAVETALGGYPGFHVTAPPGKGAPYGVFEAAYVDARSVAHTAVLDDGRRLPVPAAPRSRALEPVPEPPLPEPLPAGGRTRRAPLGLVAGARSGDKGGDANIGVWVRGDREWRWLAHELTVERLRELLPETAELTVVRHVLPNLRALNFTVVGLLGEGVAARTRFDPQAKGLGEWLRARHTDIPESLL
- a CDS encoding LysR family transcriptional regulator produces the protein MSIELRHLRCFLAIAEERSLTRAATALHLTQPAVSRTLAALERHLGVRLVDRSTHHLHLTAEGRAFREKAAAAVAAFDDALDPARLHHRPLRLGHAWSALGAFTTPLLRRWQQEHPDTPLELLRIDDRTAGLARGEVDAAVLRGTVDTPGLVTALLFTEPRVAAVTSDGPLAGRASLTLADLAAVPVVLNTVSGLTTLDLWPAGSRPVTTLTVGNTDDWLTAIAAGRGAGASAASTAQMHPHPGVTYRPLTDAPPVPVFLAWRAGAPHPEVGALVALARELGAEG
- a CDS encoding EamA family transporter, which codes for MAAATVALPEAAGELRPGARRGRGSLGPVALVVAGGLSVQFGAAVAVLLMPRAGALGVVTLRLVLAAVVLLLVCRPRLRGHSRDSWGTVVAFGAAMAGMNMLFYQAVDRIPLGAAVTLEVLGPLALSVIVSRRLVNLVWAGLALGGVVLLSGGGFDRLDPVGAAFALGAGAMWAAYIVFSARTGRRFPQADGLALAMAVGAVLSLPFGIAEAGGKLLVPSTIGLGLLVALMSSVLPYTLELLALRRLPAPTFAVLMSLEPAIAATAGFLVLHQALAAADALAIALVVAASMGAVRTQAGAGGRTA
- a CDS encoding TIGR03084 family metal-binding protein, yielding MSDPAAVIDDLRAESDELDRLVAGLSDEQWATATPAAGWTVAHQIAHLAWTDEVALLAATSPGAFAREVEKAIAEPDTFVDRAAEAGLRQPPAALLAHWRTGRERLRRTLQDAPPGARFPWYGPPMSARSMATARLMETWAHGQDVADALGVVREPTARLRHVAHIGVRARDYAYLVRGLEAPKEEFRVELTGPGGELWTWGPESPAGEPRTEGGGSVTGPALDFCLLVTQRAHRDDLAVRAEGADADRWLDIAQAFAGPAGTGRAPKGA